The Glycine soja cultivar W05 chromosome 8, ASM419377v2, whole genome shotgun sequence genome has a window encoding:
- the LOC114421611 gene encoding F-box/kelch-repeat protein At1g67480-like isoform X1, which produces MPSFVAEKKIFVEPNMCFTNLANHDRPTLTKNNHYVRSEALDDDDDGTSPILPGLPDDVSKHCLALVPRSNFPAMGGVCKRWRGFIRSKEFITVRKLAGMHEEWLYILTAGSEGKGSHWEVMDCLGHNRRSLPPMPGPAKAGFGVVVLNGKLLVMAGYSSIDGTASVSAEVYQYDSCLNSWSRLSSMNVARYDFACAEVDGLVYAVGGYGATGDSLSSAEVYDLDTDKWTPIESLRRPRWGCFACGFEGKLYVMGGRSSFTIGNSKFVDVYNPEKHGWCEMKNGCVMVTAYAVLEKKLFCMEWKNQRKLAIFNPEDNSWKMVPVPLTGSSSIGFRFGILDGKLLLFSLEEEPSYKTLLYDPNAAPGSEWHTSDIRPSGLCLCSVTIKA; this is translated from the exons ATGCCTAGTTTTGTGGCTGAAAAGAAGATATTTGTAGAGCCAAATATGTGTTTTACCAATTTGGCCAACCATGATAGACCAACTCTTACAAAAAACAATCATTATGTGAGGTCTGAGGCTctggatgatgatgatgatggtacTAGCCCCATCCTACCTGGGCTGCCTGATGATGTTTCAAAACACTGCCTTGCACTCGTGCCTCGTTCGAACTTCCCAGCCATGGGTGGTGTCTGCAAGAGATGGAGGGGCTTTATTCGAAGCAAAGAATTTATAACCGTGCGAAAATTGGCTGGGATGCATGAGGAATGGCTCTATATCTTGACAGCAGGCAGTGAAGGAAAAGGGAGCCATTGGGAGGTCATGGATTGTCTTGGGCATAATCGCCGATCTCTTCCACCAATGCCTGGTCCAGCAAAGGCTGGCTTTGGGGTAGTAGTTCTTAATGGAAAGCTCCTTGTTATGGCTGGTTATTCATCCATTGATGGGACTGCTTCTGTCTCAGCAGAGGTTTACCAATATGATTCTTGCCTCAACAG CTGGAGCAGATTGTCAAGCATGAACGTGGCTCGGTATGACTTTGCTTGTGCTGAAGTCGACGGCTTGGTTTATGCCGTTGGAGGCTATGGCGCAACCGGTGACAGTCTCTCAAGTGCAGAGGTGTATGATCTGGATACCGACAAGTGGACGCCAATAGAGAGTCTCCGTCGCCCGAGATGGGGTTGCTTTGCCTGTGGATTCGAGGGGAAGCTCTATGTCATGGGTGGAAGGTCAAGCTTCACAATTGGAAACTCCAAGTTTGTTGATGTCTACAACCCTGAGAAGCACGGGTGGTGTGAGATGAAAAATGGGTGTGTCATGGTCACTGCTTATGCAGTGCTGGAAAAGAAGTTGTTCTGCATGGAGTGGAAGAACCAGCGGAAGTTGGCAATATTCAATCCAGAGGACAATTCATGGAAAATGGTACCAGTCCCTTTGACAGGGAGTTCAAGCATTGGTTTTCGGTTCGGGATATTGGATGGTAAGTTGTTGCTTTTCTCACTGGAGGAAGAGCCTTCATATAAGACTTTGTTGTATGATCCAAATGCAGCACCAGGATCTGAGTGGCACACCTCTGATATAAGACCATCTGGTTTGTGTTTATGCAGTGTAACTATTAAGGCCTGA
- the LOC114421611 gene encoding F-box/kelch-repeat protein At1g67480-like isoform X2 yields MPSFVAEKKIFVEPNMCFTNLANHDRPTLTKNNHYVRSEALDDDDDGTSPILPGLPDDVSKHCLALVPRSNFPAMGGVCKRWRGFIRSKEFITVRKLAGMHEEWLYILTAGSEGKGSHWEVMDCLGHNRRSLPPMPGPAKAGFGVVVLNGKLLVMAGYSSIDGTASVSAEVYQYDSCLNSWSRLSSMNVARYDFACAEVDGLVYAVGGYGATGDSLSSAEVYDLDTDKWTPIESLRRPRWGCFACGFEGKLYVMGGRSSFTIGNSKFVDVYNPEKHGWCEMKNGCVMVTAYAVLEKKLFCMEWKNQRKLAIFNPEDNSWKMVPVPLTGSSSIGFRFGILDV; encoded by the exons ATGCCTAGTTTTGTGGCTGAAAAGAAGATATTTGTAGAGCCAAATATGTGTTTTACCAATTTGGCCAACCATGATAGACCAACTCTTACAAAAAACAATCATTATGTGAGGTCTGAGGCTctggatgatgatgatgatggtacTAGCCCCATCCTACCTGGGCTGCCTGATGATGTTTCAAAACACTGCCTTGCACTCGTGCCTCGTTCGAACTTCCCAGCCATGGGTGGTGTCTGCAAGAGATGGAGGGGCTTTATTCGAAGCAAAGAATTTATAACCGTGCGAAAATTGGCTGGGATGCATGAGGAATGGCTCTATATCTTGACAGCAGGCAGTGAAGGAAAAGGGAGCCATTGGGAGGTCATGGATTGTCTTGGGCATAATCGCCGATCTCTTCCACCAATGCCTGGTCCAGCAAAGGCTGGCTTTGGGGTAGTAGTTCTTAATGGAAAGCTCCTTGTTATGGCTGGTTATTCATCCATTGATGGGACTGCTTCTGTCTCAGCAGAGGTTTACCAATATGATTCTTGCCTCAACAG CTGGAGCAGATTGTCAAGCATGAACGTGGCTCGGTATGACTTTGCTTGTGCTGAAGTCGACGGCTTGGTTTATGCCGTTGGAGGCTATGGCGCAACCGGTGACAGTCTCTCAAGTGCAGAGGTGTATGATCTGGATACCGACAAGTGGACGCCAATAGAGAGTCTCCGTCGCCCGAGATGGGGTTGCTTTGCCTGTGGATTCGAGGGGAAGCTCTATGTCATGGGTGGAAGGTCAAGCTTCACAATTGGAAACTCCAAGTTTGTTGATGTCTACAACCCTGAGAAGCACGGGTGGTGTGAGATGAAAAATGGGTGTGTCATGGTCACTGCTTATGCAGTGCTGGAAAAGAAGTTGTTCTGCATGGAGTGGAAGAACCAGCGGAAGTTGGCAATATTCAATCCAGAGGACAATTCATGGAAAATGGTACCAGTCCCTTTGACAGGGAGTTCAAGCATTGGTTTTCGGTTCGGGATATTGGATG TGTAA
- the LOC114422570 gene encoding probable signal peptidase complex subunit 1 produces MDWQGQKLAEQLMQIMLLAFAVIAFVGGYVMASFQMMILIYAGGVVFTTLLTVPNWPLFNRHPLTWLDPTEVEKHPKPQPSVNVTQKKKPVKK; encoded by the coding sequence ATGGATTGGCAAGGGCAAAAGCTAGCGGAGCAACTGATGCAGATAATGCTGCTTGCATTTGCTGTGATTGCATTTGTTGGTGGATATGTCATGGCTTCTTTCCAAATGATGATTCTCATATATGCTGGGGGTGTGGTTTTCACCACCTTGCTCACTGTCCCCAATTGGCCCCTTTTCAATCGCCATCCACTTACGTGGTTGGATCCAACTGAGGTGGAAAAGCATCCCAAGCCACAACCATCTGTCAATGTAACTCAAAAGAAGAAACCCGTTAAGAAgtag
- the LOC114421982 gene encoding 60S ribosomal protein L17-2-like: MVKYSREPDNPTKSCKARGADLRVHFKNTRETAFAIRKLPLVKAKRYLEDVLAHKQAIPFRRFCRGVGRTAQAKNRHSNGQGRWPVKSAKFILDLLKNAESNAEVKGLDVDALYISHIQVNQAQKQRRRTYRAHGRINPYMSSPCHIELILSEKEEPVKKEPETKLTTSKKSQALRSGASS; the protein is encoded by the exons ATG GTGAAGTACTCAAGGGAGCCTGACAATCCAACTAAGT CTTGCAAGGCTAGAGGCGCCGACCTTAGGGTTCATTTTAAG AACACGAGGGAAACTGCCTTTGCAATCAGGAAGTTGCCCTTGGTCAAGGCTAAAAGGTACTTGGAAGATGTTCTTGCCCACAAGCAGGCAATTCCATTCAGACGTTTTTGTCGAGGTGTTGGAAGGACAGCCCAGGCTAAGAATAGACACTCTAATGGCCAAGGACGGTGGCCTGTCAAGTCAGCGAAATTCATTCTTGATTTGCTCAAAAATGCTGAGAGCAATGCTGAA gtGAAAGGTTTGGATGTTGATGCACTGTACATTTCGCATATCCAAGTCAATCAAGCACAGAAGCAAAGACGCCGAACATACCGAGCCCATGGAAGAATCAATC CTTATATGTCATCTCCGTGCCACATAGAGTTAATATTATCTGAAAAAGAAGAACCTGTGAAGAAGGAG CCCGAGACTAAGTTAACAACAAGCAAGAAATCCCAAGCTCTTCGAAGTGGCGCTTCGTCATAG
- the LOC114421612 gene encoding probable arabinosyltransferase ARAD1 isoform X2 translates to MIAELRKQLETEAAEEDNVQASIKLSLLFPKIFQKTKQEEEKTAMYGKVVLSFIFVLLLVFSYSIFIGTLDIRSYFFPRLKLPAAAPAPCAPEPPLRVFMYDLPRRFNVGMIDRRSASETPVTVEDWPAWPVNWGLKKQHSVEYWMMGSLLNAGEGREAVRVSDPELAQAFFVPFFSSLSFNTHGHTMKDPATQIDRQLQVDLMELLKKSKYWQRSGGRDHVFPMTHPNAFRFLRDDEPQDPYESRSTLLFFRGRTYRKDEGIVRVKLAKILAGYDDVHYERSVATEENIKASSKGMRSSKFCLHPAGDTPSSCRLFDAIVSHCIPVIVSDQIELPFEDDIDYSQFSVFFSFKEALQPGYMIDQLRKFPKEKWTEMWRQLKSISHHYEFEYPPKREDAVDMLWRQAKHKLPGVKLSVHRNWRLKIPDWWQRR, encoded by the exons ATGATCGCAGAGCTAAGAAAGCAACTCGAAACAGAAGCTGCAGAAGAAGATAACGTACAAGCATCAATCAAGCTCTCACTGCTATTCcccaaaatatttcaaaaaacaaaacaagaagaagaaaaaactgcAATGTATGGAAAAGTGGTTCTCTCGTTCATCTTCGTGCTCTTGCTCGTCTTCTCTTACTCAATTTTCATTGGCACCCTCGACATTCGATCTTATTTCTTCCCTCGCCTAAAGTTACCCGCGGCTGCACCTGCTCCCTGTGCACCCGAGCCTCCTCTTCGGGTTTTCATGTACGATCTCCCTCGCCGATTCAACGTCGGCATGATTGACCGCCGGAGCGCGTCGGAGACGCCCGTCACCGTTGAGGACTGGCCGGCGTGGCCGGTGAACTGGGGGCTGAAGAAGCAGCACAGCGTGGAGTACTGGATGATGGGGTCGCTCCTCAACGCCGGCGAGGGCAGAGAAGCGGTCAGGGTTTCGGATCCGGAACTCGCCCAAGCGTTCTTCGTGCCGTTCTTCTCGTCGCTCAGCTTCAACACGCACGGCCACACCATGAAGGATCCCGCCACGCAGATTGATCGCCAATTGCAG GTTGATTTAATGGAATTATTAAAGAAATCTAAATACTGGCAGAGGTCTGGAGGTAGAGACCATGTATTTCCCATGACGCACCCCAATGCCTTTAGGTTCCTACGAG ATGATGAGCCTCAAGATCCATACGAGTCTCGCTCCACATTGCTTTTCTTCCGAGGGAGAACTTACAGGAAGGAT GAAGGGATTGTCCGTGTTAAACTAGCAAAGATATTGGCTGGTTATGATGATGTTCACTATGAGAGAAGTGTTGCTACAGAAGAAAACATAAAAGCG TCATCTAAAGGGATGCGTTCATCAAAGTTCTGTTTGCATCCAGCAGGAGACACACCATCATCTTGTCGGCTTTTTGATGCCATTGTGAGTCACTGCATTCCGGTCATTGTGAGTGATCAAATTGAACTCCCATTTGAGGATGATATTGACTACTCCCAGTTCTCggttttcttctctttcaaagAGGCATTACAGCCTGGCTACATGATTGATCAACTTCGTAAATTTCCAAAGGAGAAATGGACTGAAATGTGGAGGCAACTCAAAAGCATCTCCCATCATTATGAATTCGAGTATCCTCCAAAAAGAGAAGATGCTGTTGATATGCTGTGGAGACAGGCCAAGCACAAGCTTCCAGGGGTCAAACTTTCTGTTCATAGAAACTGGAGGTTAAAAATCCCAGATTGGTGGCAGAGGAGATGA
- the LOC114421612 gene encoding probable arabinosyltransferase ARAD1 isoform X1 codes for MIAELRKQLETEAAEEDNVQASIKLSLLFPKIFQKTKQEEEKTAMYGKVVLSFIFVLLLVFSYSIFIGTLDIRSYFFPRLKLPAAAPAPCAPEPPLRVFMYDLPRRFNVGMIDRRSASETPVTVEDWPAWPVNWGLKKQHSVEYWMMGSLLNAGEGREAVRVSDPELAQAFFVPFFSSLSFNTHGHTMKDPATQIDRQLQVDLMELLKKSKYWQRSGGRDHVFPMTHPNAFRFLRGQLNESIQVVVDFGRYPRGMSNLNKDVVSPYVHVVDSFTDDEPQDPYESRSTLLFFRGRTYRKDEGIVRVKLAKILAGYDDVHYERSVATEENIKASSKGMRSSKFCLHPAGDTPSSCRLFDAIVSHCIPVIVSDQIELPFEDDIDYSQFSVFFSFKEALQPGYMIDQLRKFPKEKWTEMWRQLKSISHHYEFEYPPKREDAVDMLWRQAKHKLPGVKLSVHRNWRLKIPDWWQRR; via the exons ATGATCGCAGAGCTAAGAAAGCAACTCGAAACAGAAGCTGCAGAAGAAGATAACGTACAAGCATCAATCAAGCTCTCACTGCTATTCcccaaaatatttcaaaaaacaaaacaagaagaagaaaaaactgcAATGTATGGAAAAGTGGTTCTCTCGTTCATCTTCGTGCTCTTGCTCGTCTTCTCTTACTCAATTTTCATTGGCACCCTCGACATTCGATCTTATTTCTTCCCTCGCCTAAAGTTACCCGCGGCTGCACCTGCTCCCTGTGCACCCGAGCCTCCTCTTCGGGTTTTCATGTACGATCTCCCTCGCCGATTCAACGTCGGCATGATTGACCGCCGGAGCGCGTCGGAGACGCCCGTCACCGTTGAGGACTGGCCGGCGTGGCCGGTGAACTGGGGGCTGAAGAAGCAGCACAGCGTGGAGTACTGGATGATGGGGTCGCTCCTCAACGCCGGCGAGGGCAGAGAAGCGGTCAGGGTTTCGGATCCGGAACTCGCCCAAGCGTTCTTCGTGCCGTTCTTCTCGTCGCTCAGCTTCAACACGCACGGCCACACCATGAAGGATCCCGCCACGCAGATTGATCGCCAATTGCAG GTTGATTTAATGGAATTATTAAAGAAATCTAAATACTGGCAGAGGTCTGGAGGTAGAGACCATGTATTTCCCATGACGCACCCCAATGCCTTTAGGTTCCTACGAGGTCAGTTGAATGAATCGATtcaggttgttgtggattttggtCGCTATCCCAGGGGCATGTCTAATTTGAACAAAGATGTGGTGTCCCCATATGTGCATGTTGTGGACTCTTTTACAGATGATGAGCCTCAAGATCCATACGAGTCTCGCTCCACATTGCTTTTCTTCCGAGGGAGAACTTACAGGAAGGAT GAAGGGATTGTCCGTGTTAAACTAGCAAAGATATTGGCTGGTTATGATGATGTTCACTATGAGAGAAGTGTTGCTACAGAAGAAAACATAAAAGCG TCATCTAAAGGGATGCGTTCATCAAAGTTCTGTTTGCATCCAGCAGGAGACACACCATCATCTTGTCGGCTTTTTGATGCCATTGTGAGTCACTGCATTCCGGTCATTGTGAGTGATCAAATTGAACTCCCATTTGAGGATGATATTGACTACTCCCAGTTCTCggttttcttctctttcaaagAGGCATTACAGCCTGGCTACATGATTGATCAACTTCGTAAATTTCCAAAGGAGAAATGGACTGAAATGTGGAGGCAACTCAAAAGCATCTCCCATCATTATGAATTCGAGTATCCTCCAAAAAGAGAAGATGCTGTTGATATGCTGTGGAGACAGGCCAAGCACAAGCTTCCAGGGGTCAAACTTTCTGTTCATAGAAACTGGAGGTTAAAAATCCCAGATTGGTGGCAGAGGAGATGA
- the LOC114421612 gene encoding probable arabinosyltransferase ARAD1 isoform X3 yields the protein MIAELRKQLETEAAEEDNVQASIKLSLLFPKIFQKTKQEEEKTAMYGKVVLSFIFVLLLVFSYSIFIGTLDIRSYFFPRLKLPAAAPAPCAPEPPLRVFMYDLPRRFNVGMIDRRSASETPVTVEDWPAWPVNWGLKKQHSVEYWMMGSLLNAGEGREAVRVSDPELAQAFFVPFFSSLSFNTHGHTMKDPATQIDRQLQVDLMELLKKSKYWQRSGGRDHVFPMTHPNAFRFLRGQLNESIQVVVDFGRYPRGMSNLNKDVVSPYVHVVDSFTDDEPQDPYESRSTLLFFRGRTYRKDEGIVRVKLAKILAGYDDVHYERSVATEENIKAETHHHLVGFLMPL from the exons ATGATCGCAGAGCTAAGAAAGCAACTCGAAACAGAAGCTGCAGAAGAAGATAACGTACAAGCATCAATCAAGCTCTCACTGCTATTCcccaaaatatttcaaaaaacaaaacaagaagaagaaaaaactgcAATGTATGGAAAAGTGGTTCTCTCGTTCATCTTCGTGCTCTTGCTCGTCTTCTCTTACTCAATTTTCATTGGCACCCTCGACATTCGATCTTATTTCTTCCCTCGCCTAAAGTTACCCGCGGCTGCACCTGCTCCCTGTGCACCCGAGCCTCCTCTTCGGGTTTTCATGTACGATCTCCCTCGCCGATTCAACGTCGGCATGATTGACCGCCGGAGCGCGTCGGAGACGCCCGTCACCGTTGAGGACTGGCCGGCGTGGCCGGTGAACTGGGGGCTGAAGAAGCAGCACAGCGTGGAGTACTGGATGATGGGGTCGCTCCTCAACGCCGGCGAGGGCAGAGAAGCGGTCAGGGTTTCGGATCCGGAACTCGCCCAAGCGTTCTTCGTGCCGTTCTTCTCGTCGCTCAGCTTCAACACGCACGGCCACACCATGAAGGATCCCGCCACGCAGATTGATCGCCAATTGCAG GTTGATTTAATGGAATTATTAAAGAAATCTAAATACTGGCAGAGGTCTGGAGGTAGAGACCATGTATTTCCCATGACGCACCCCAATGCCTTTAGGTTCCTACGAGGTCAGTTGAATGAATCGATtcaggttgttgtggattttggtCGCTATCCCAGGGGCATGTCTAATTTGAACAAAGATGTGGTGTCCCCATATGTGCATGTTGTGGACTCTTTTACAGATGATGAGCCTCAAGATCCATACGAGTCTCGCTCCACATTGCTTTTCTTCCGAGGGAGAACTTACAGGAAGGAT GAAGGGATTGTCCGTGTTAAACTAGCAAAGATATTGGCTGGTTATGATGATGTTCACTATGAGAGAAGTGTTGCTACAGAAGAAAACATAAAAGCG GAGACACACCATCATCTTGTCGGCTTTTTGATGCCATTGTGA
- the LOC114423381 gene encoding flavonoid 3',5'-methyltransferase-like isoform X1 — protein MDELFSNREGSSAQKGLLKSPALLKYIFERSGYPKEHEQLKQLREITVQKYGVNRSTMSVPVDEAQFLSILLKIMNAKKTLEIGVFTGYSLLSTALALPSDGKIIGIDVDRQAYETGLPFIQKAGVEHKIDFIQTDALSALHDLINGKHEETFDYVFVDADKKNFIKYHELLLKLVKKGGIIAYDNTLWLGTVAMSENNDKIEDSLWQNREPTLEFNNYIANDTRIESTILSIADGVTLCRCL, from the exons ATGGATGAGTTATTTTCAAATAGGGAGGGCTCATCAGCACAGAAGGGCCTTCTCAAAAGTCCAGCACTCCTTAAG TACATCTTTGAAAGGAGTGGCTATCCCAAAGAGCACGAGCAATTGAAGCAACTCCGAGAGATAACAGTGCAGAAATACGGGGTTAA CAGGAGTACGATGAGTGTACCGGTGGATGAGGCCCAATTCCTATCCATTCTTCTAAAAATCATGAACGCAAAGAAAACACTTGAAATTGGAGTATTCACGGGTTATTCTCTTCTTTCTACAGCTCTCGCTCTTCCTTCTGACGGCAAG ATAATAGGAATTGATGTCGACAGACAAGCGTACGAGACTGGATTGCCCTTCATTCAGAAGGCAGGagtggagcacaaaattgactTTATCCAAACGGATGCATTATCTGCCCTCCATGATCTTAtaaat GGCAAACATGAAGAAACATTTGATTACGTGTTTGTGGACGCTGACaagaaaaattttataaagTATCACGAGCTGCTGTTAAAATTGGTGAAGAAAGGTGGAATAATTGCATATGACAACACTTTATGGCTTGGTACGGTGGCTATGTCTGAGAACAATGATAAAATTGAAGATAGCTTATGGCAAAATAGGGAGCCTACACTCGAATTCAACAACTATATAGCAAATGATACTCGCATTGAATCAACAATTCTGTCGATCGCGGATGGTGTAACTCTTTGCCGATGTCTTTAA
- the LOC114423381 gene encoding flavonoid 3',5'-methyltransferase-like isoform X2 — protein MDELFSNREGSSAQKGLLKSPALLKYIFERSGYPKEHEQLKQLREITVQKYGVKSTMSVPVDEAQFLSILLKIMNAKKTLEIGVFTGYSLLSTALALPSDGKIIGIDVDRQAYETGLPFIQKAGVEHKIDFIQTDALSALHDLINGKHEETFDYVFVDADKKNFIKYHELLLKLVKKGGIIAYDNTLWLGTVAMSENNDKIEDSLWQNREPTLEFNNYIANDTRIESTILSIADGVTLCRCL, from the exons ATGGATGAGTTATTTTCAAATAGGGAGGGCTCATCAGCACAGAAGGGCCTTCTCAAAAGTCCAGCACTCCTTAAG TACATCTTTGAAAGGAGTGGCTATCCCAAAGAGCACGAGCAATTGAAGCAACTCCGAGAGATAACAGTGCAGAAATACGGGGTTAA GAGTACGATGAGTGTACCGGTGGATGAGGCCCAATTCCTATCCATTCTTCTAAAAATCATGAACGCAAAGAAAACACTTGAAATTGGAGTATTCACGGGTTATTCTCTTCTTTCTACAGCTCTCGCTCTTCCTTCTGACGGCAAG ATAATAGGAATTGATGTCGACAGACAAGCGTACGAGACTGGATTGCCCTTCATTCAGAAGGCAGGagtggagcacaaaattgactTTATCCAAACGGATGCATTATCTGCCCTCCATGATCTTAtaaat GGCAAACATGAAGAAACATTTGATTACGTGTTTGTGGACGCTGACaagaaaaattttataaagTATCACGAGCTGCTGTTAAAATTGGTGAAGAAAGGTGGAATAATTGCATATGACAACACTTTATGGCTTGGTACGGTGGCTATGTCTGAGAACAATGATAAAATTGAAGATAGCTTATGGCAAAATAGGGAGCCTACACTCGAATTCAACAACTATATAGCAAATGATACTCGCATTGAATCAACAATTCTGTCGATCGCGGATGGTGTAACTCTTTGCCGATGTCTTTAA